DNA sequence from the Bombus pyrosoma isolate SC7728 linkage group LG12, ASM1482585v1, whole genome shotgun sequence genome:
ctttAACTGGTATGACTTATGGTTTGCTATGACACGAAACAGAAGAATACTGATAGCTCATAAATATCTACAAAGTCAAGCTGGTTCAAGCAATGGAGCCATGACGAACTATCTTCCGATTTTATCCCACAAAATCTggtataataaacaatttcacaAATAAGAAGCATAACAGTTGGAACGAAAGGTCTGCGATGTTCGTCTGTAACCAAAAGAATCGCAGCGAAGTAGAAAGCTGTTTTTCCAGGAAACCTAACGACTACGACAGAAGACAAATGGAAGAAGACGTTAATTACACGAGGTCtctgaaaatgaatttaaccAGGTCGGGGTATCTAGGAGTAAGATCTGttaaggagagaaagaggcgTGTTCGCTTCTTACGTTACTCGCACATTTCTAAGAGAGACAGGAAGAGAAAGGATCTCCCGCTGGGAACATTGCCATGCCGGGTTTCGCCAAATAGTTTTTCGAAAAATGCCGCTGATGCACTTGTTTCGTGAACGCGTAGGGACAGGTAGAAACGACGAGGACAAAGCAAAACTCCAGGAAACTCTCACCTGTCCTCGATTTTCCCcccctctctttttttctcttcggCTGCATAGACGGATGATCGATCACTGAAAAACAACGAGGGGAGAACAACGGCGAGTTGCTTGAACGCTAACGAATGATCTCTAAATTTCTGCTTCGAGAACAACAAACGCGTTTCCGCGTGTAGCCTCGGAACTTTGCTGGCGAAGCGGAAATCGAGCTATGCTCAAGCGATTTTTGATATCCAAGGAAGGATACAGAGAAAGTACGACGTTTGATCGGTAACAAACAACGAGAGGGGTAGAACTTTCGAAGTTTCAGCCCGTGAGCTGTTTTCCAGGACTTTTGATGGTTTATTGGCGTTGAAATCGAGTTGGGGAATTGATTTTTGTTCTTGTTCTTTCGCCGTGGTAGAGAGCCGCGAGCAAATGGGAAAATAAGCGAAAGTGAagcgatttaaaattttcatcctAACTTTCAGTCTCTGAATCTGTTATTTCTCTTGTTTACGATACATCAATCAAATATCGCAAATATCGTATAGACGAGCCAGAGAAAAGAATGGACATAAGAATTCTCCTATTCTTAGAAGAATTCCTGGACgatcatttttaaaacacgtctatcgagaatattttctaagtTTCTAATgaacataatttaaataaacgagtATCACGAATTCGGAAATTCAATTACATCTCGCGAACAAGTAAAAGtccaagaaaataaatgtacaaaagggaaagaggaagagtGGAAAGTACACAAAATAAATACGAGTGTAATGGCGATCGTCGAAACAATCGAATCAGTTCGATTTACCGTCGTTTTCCTGACGTGGTTACTTCCGTTCTTCTATTGTACGCGATCCACGCCGCTAACTAATGAGTGATCAGGGCAGAAAACACGTGCAACGCTCGAATCTCGCGTCTTTGCCTTCGCTTTCGATAGCCCCTCATTACTCGAGCGCGTTCGAGTAACGACCTCGACGAGATCTCGGAACGGTTTTTTGTATCGCGGGGTCGAAGTCTCTCGCCGCTGATCAGAATCGCGCGATAACGTTCCGGCTGGTACGTCGACGTCGTAAATTATGGCCGATCGAGTTCGGCACGGCCACTCGTTTCTTCAGGATTCGAAGGTGAATATCTGCGGAGGATCCTTCCATCCTTGAGACGGGCCGGATCGAGGAACGAGGCACTTCCCGCTGCTAGCCCCGGATACCGAGAGTAAATCCGCGTTGATATCTCTTTATCCGTCCTCTCCTTCTCGTCCTACCCCCCTTTTTTCGCACCGTTCGCGCGCGCCTTCGCCACAAACAGAATATTCCTCCGGCGCGCCCTATTAAGCCTGTCGATTATCGACGCGCTAAGAATCGCGAATTAGCTGGAAAACAGCTGCTGCTAATCGATGATCTACCCACCACGTTTCTACGAtggaatttggaatttttggaaGAAGTTTAGAGAAATAACGATCCATGTTCTTCTCTTCTCGACCTTTCAGATTTTCGCGATTGAAAGGTAGACGTTAGTCGTTTGTGCAGGTACgggaaatgtaaatttttattttttttttttttttgtttatttaataatttacattcacaatttgtccaatttggacatttggtagaattctttggctgtttgattatcatgtgggtggctaccctcagcggggtaccatcttcgtgtttgttaggttatatcctgagggaaatttaaatgaaaagaaatatagacATCGGATATAATCTTGGAATCGTTTAACGTGACTTCAACGTGTATTGTGCAATTGCATATTGTTGGGCGTAACGCTCTTTCAATGTTTTCGCGCCTTCGTCGTTGAAAAGAGTGGACGAAGAAATTATCTAATAAAGGATTTTGAGAAAATGTAGAAAGGGCTCTTTTGTTCCTACAAAGGTGTCCCTACATAATGCATATTTATgcaatatactatatatcctGTCTTGAAATCACTgcagaatttcatttaattagtATGGAGGCATTTCTGTTTTCATCTGACGGATTAGCTCAAAGAGGTCGAATGAGAAGTAGAAGATAAAGAActaaaagaagagagagaagaaggagaagaagaagaagacgaagacaAAGAAGTTCACTCCTAATGGCGTTTTCTTAATGAACGTTTCCTTTGTCTTGACCAAACAACGGAGTGCCGAGTCTGCCTTTCGAGCTCAGTCGtgagataaataaattcaaaattttcacaGCTACTAAAGCAGAGAGGAGAACGTGTTAATTGTGGttctattctaatataaacaTCATTCGCCACGGGTATACAATGATAAAAGATTATACGTTCCAAcaattgtatgtatgtatctaaACGACTGAGTGCTCTtccttgataaatttttaaactcttAATGCATCTCTGAATAATTCCTCGATGTCTCGTAATTTACGTagcgtaattaaaaattccatttctttgcGGCAATCTCTACTTTCCGGTCCCATCTCAATCAAAAATGTCGCGATTAAAGTAAACCCTTGTTTCGTCTATTTTACTGTTGtccaaataaatattacaagacTATCCTTTGACAGTGACGCCTGAGCGAGTTttctttattctatttaatacgaaattatgGAATTATATCGAAACTTTACGTTCTACTGTTCCACGATTCCTCCGCAGCTTGCCACAAGTTCGAAGACGTACGTACATCGCGGAGCAATTAAAGCTCGCGAATGTCGGCGCGATAAAGTAGAATGTAGGAGTGGTAGCCTAAAGTCACTTTAGGAATAATTCACGGGGTGGCGAGGCCCCCGAATGATCCCGCCCCCACTGAAACGCTCGCATTCCGGGATGAGCTCGTTTCGTCGGTGAAAATGAGTAACGGCCAAACAGACGGAATATGGTCCGGCACCTTCAATAAAGGTTCCAAAGCGGAAAGGCTGCTGTTGCAGCGACTTGTCAGTTGTCACGAATACCCGAGCAAGGATTGGCACACTGACACAGTGGCGTGTTGCATTATTAAACCGGCAACAGCGCGCCCAAGGACGCGGCCGGAATTGGCCCCGAGCAAAAATTAGCCGGCTGTCGCTCAACCGTGGAATTAGCCCGCGAGCAGAAGCGTCCTTCGAACGACTGGCCATTCCTCTCCGGAGCGGCTCTCCTTTCGTTCACAGGATCGAGACGCCGCTGTAATTGACGGAAGATCAACCGATTCTCTGACTTTAGCGTTCCGCCTATAGTCATCGATACTGTACTCGCttagatattttctttcgttttattatatcaaaatctCCTTATCTTTCAttcttatatgttatattacgtatatcatTTCCAAGTCGAGAATCTTCTCTTCTACACGTAAACCTATGATTTTTTGACTTCTTTAACTTTTCCATGTGTAAACGCATCTATTTCAGAATTCATCGGTGAAACaagaatcgttaaaaatcgTACGTTTCGTACGTTTCGACCTCGTGCATGCAATACACATACTACACGCTCTAAGAAAAGAcacttttcgtttcttctacCACGACCAATATTTTGTTTCCATAAATGATTTAGCGAACACGAAAAATCTCTTGTAGTATCGACGTATTTTGAATGCCGGGAGtgcgagaaagagaagagacgaGAAAAGAGAGGCAAGTAGGAAAAGGGGAGGTTGAAAGGATGGTCCAGAGAACCATCTTCCAGGTCCACGTTTTCTCGACCCTACCTAATCCCctctcttttctccctttcgcTGTCCTTACCTTCACTCTCACTCTTTGCTTTTACCTTCCCTGACTCTGATCCTTTTCTACTTCCTCCTTGTTCCACCCTCTCTCCTTTCCCCCTTGCTTCTCGTTTATCCGCATCGTCTTCCGTCCTCGCATCTCTTCCGTCCTCCTTCACCACCGTATCCATCCACCTGCTTTCACCCTTCTCTCTGGCACAGTACCACCCTTCAGTGGCACCCTCGCAAACCATTCGAGCTATCCAACCCCCTTCGGATATCTCCATACGCCACTTACCGGGCTCAGGATGTTCTCCGTGCGTACGTGTGTGGAATCTGCAAGCACCGATAAGGTCACGCGATTATATTCCTAGTTTATTTGCATTAAGATTGTAATTTCGTGGATCTTTTGTTTTCGATAGCGAATAGACGTGGAAACGAGAATTGAAGATTATACAGGGTAAACGAAACTTTCAATAAGCTATATTCTTCTTCGACCTTGTGAGATAATGTTACCATTTAGGTGCCAACATTTAAGAAATCTAGAAATTTGCAGACGTCTAAAGTGTACGATCGCCACGCGCGAAACGACATggcta
Encoded proteins:
- the LOC122573729 gene encoding uncharacterized protein LOC122573729, which codes for MQACVTATSHPPTFLSPYLCGSLVACRTRKPLRAKRTFDPRCTWFVFFANIRRIIKEEEEKRELKIDDFCVNRFHTRTHGEHPEPGKWRMEISEGGWIARMVCEGATEGWYCAREKGESRWMDTVVKEDGRDARTEDDADKREARGKGERVEQGGSRKGSESGKVKAKSESEGKDSEREKREGIR